In a single window of the Nilaparvata lugens isolate BPH chromosome 1, ASM1435652v1, whole genome shotgun sequence genome:
- the LOC111053881 gene encoding uncharacterized protein LOC111053881 — translation MLGFKLTGCQRPSSIRAKRIIRAASPPPRSHIRPPSSSSSTSMCRRAHSPPPAISQPHISVQVKRPCLVRKLVGSARINLNDYWKVLEATMDPHANNCENENIDNERKMANLRIKDTTNDRVATSNQSLVSTTKM, via the exons ATGCTGGGTTTCAAACTCACAGGTTGTCAGAGGCCTTCGAGCATCCGAGCCAAGCGCATCATCAGAGCAGCATCACCGCCTCCACGATCTCATATCCGTCcaccatcttcatcttcatccacCAGCATGTGCAGGCGTGCCCATTCTCCACCCCCTGCCATATCACAGCCACACATTTCAGTACAG GTTAAACGCCCCTGCCTGGTTCGCAAATTGGTCGGGTCAGCCCGAATCAACCTGAACGACTATTGGAAAGTTCTGGAGGCGACGATGGATCCGCACGCAAATAATTGCGAGAACGAGAACATCGACAACGAGAGGAAAATGGCGAATCTTCGTATCAAGGACACCACCAACGATCGGGTAGCTACCTCCAATCAGTCCTTGGTGTCGACAACGAAGATGTAG